A DNA window from Hydra vulgaris chromosome 13, alternate assembly HydraT2T_AEP contains the following coding sequences:
- the LOC136089812 gene encoding uncharacterized protein LOC136089812, whose translation MEFLEKVGSFKKLHVDKLRLRKPEILTFSRAKSLTHEVVDKFFTILSDVIHNNNIVPSSIYNLDETGLFANHLTKRVFVHPKSKDAYELAGSSGKAMYSVLFCVSADGRYLPPFVVFKGEGYLYSKWVENGPPGCAFGATASGWMQDFLFENWFVEHFISFVYQDQKPILLLYDGHGSLLTYGTIKAAMDNDIQIICLPPICLHALQPLDVAVFGPLKNEWRKILKRFARETQQKNIDKTAFTGLLKQLCQRLSPANAIAGFRGSGISPLSKEKMEEE comes from the exons atggaattccTGGAAAAGGTTGGATCTTTTAAGAAGCTTCATGTTGATAAACTTCGATTACGCAAACCTGAAATACTTACATTTTCAAGAGCTAAAAGTTTAACACATGAAGttgtagataaattttttactattttatctgATGTGATTCATAATAATAACATTGTACCAAGTAGTATATACAATCTTGACGAGACTGGGCTTTTCGCAAATCACTTAACGAAGAGAGTATTTGTTCATCCAAAAAGCAAAGATGCTTATGAATTGGCTGGTTCTTCTGGTAAAGCTATGTACTCTGTGCTGTTCTGCGTGTCTGCAGATGGAAGATATCTTCCaccatttgttgtttttaagggAGAAGGCTATCTGTATTCTAAATGGGTAGAAAATGGACCACCAGGATGTGCTTTTGGGGCAACAGCAAGTGGATGGATGCAAGACTTTCTATTTGAAAACTG GTTTGTCGAGCACTTCATATCATTTGTTTACCAAGATCAAAAACCAATACTCCTGCTTTATGACGGTCATGGAAGTCTTTTAACATATGGTACTATAAAAGCAGCCATGGACAACGATATCCAAATTATTTGTCTTCCACCAATTTGCTTACACGCATTACAACCGTTAGATGTAGCTGTCTTTGGACCATTAAAGAATGAGtggagaaaaattttaaagcggTTTGCAAGagaaacacaacaaaaaaatattgataagaCAGCTTTTACAGGATTATTGAAACAATTGTGTCAGAGACTCTCTCCAGCAAATGCTATAGCAGGATTTCGTGGTTCAGGTATCTCACCATTAAGTAAAGAAAAGATGGAAGAAGAATAA
- the LOC105846852 gene encoding opsin-3, which yields MTCYRIISNIFLSSVLILSVVLNTTASYIMLFKVKKIELTHLFIISLSIANLLESIVGLIPQIIISDELVLRKTPMCIVSGFAVFGFAVTSITHMSFFSLIRTVIVKYPFFYFQRCTAFYYKVALILSCYIYGFSWATFPFIGWSKYEVDLDKKRCSLDWKLSHSKSPSFLLAILIFCNILPGLIIVLGLYFSTKTIYRRKVCKFRQDKKNRLVDILEIEYLKVNFLSAAIYFIIWTPYAVVCILTLLKITVPAHMVTVCALFSKLSTISHVLINCFINRYFQKHLLNLRLIRFLTNTSFKRRLKKNSSTNNFNLERI from the coding sequence ATGACTTGTTACagaataatttcaaatatttttctttcatcGGTACTTATTCTTTCCGTTGTATTAAACACGACAGCCagttatataatgttgtttaaagtaaagaaaatagAACTGACGCACTTATTTATTATCAGCCTCTCAATTGCAAATTTGCTGGAATCAATAGTTGGATTAATACCTCAGATAATAATTTCAGATGAATTAGTGTTGAGAAAAACTCCAATGTGTATAGTCAGTGGTTTTGCAGTTTTTGGCTTTGCTGTAACAAGTATAACTCAtatgtcatttttttctttaattagaaCTGTCATTGTAAAGTacccatttttttatttccaaagaTGCACAGCGTTTTATTATAAAGTAGCATTGATTTTAAGTTGTTATATTTATGGTTTTAGTTGGGCAACGTTTCCTTTTATTGGTTGGTCAAAATACGAAGTAGATCTCGATAAAAAACGCTGTTCATTAGATTGGAAATTGAGTCATTCTAAGTCTCCGTCTTTTTTACTTGCAATTTTAATCTTCTGTAATATTTTGCCAGGACTTATAATAGTATTGGGTCTATACTTCAGCACAAAGACAATTTATCGTCGGAAAGTTTGTAAATTTCgccaagataaaaaaaacagacTTGTTGATATTTTAGAAATAGAATATTTGAAAGTAAACTTTTTGTCAGCTGCAATATACTTTATCATTTGGACACCTTATGCCGTTGTTTGCATTTTGACATTGCTGAAAATCACCGTTCCAGCACACATGGTGACAGTCTGTGCTTTGTTTTCTAAACTATCTACCATTTCTCATGTTCTgattaattgctttattaataggtattttcaaaagcatttgCTCAACTTAAgattaattagatttttaactaaTACAAGTTTTAAAAGACGCTTGAAGAAGAACTCTTCAaccaataattttaatttagaacgAATATAA